A single Sphingopyxis chilensis DNA region contains:
- a CDS encoding fumarylacetoacetate hydrolase family protein, with product MSRLTSAIAFPLPLSADRSTRSNQISPEAKPIAPRLAPASVAFTLAQTVNDAGETVTLLVTTYEGGDTIEAIDLTTEGAPAGADIFDAIAAVGDDKLHALQMAGGSQSRYALGNLLPSGAMTDRHLATGTNFAEHAKEAGSNTVFNFPKFGKPSPARTTLVVHPGTLMDYEVEISVRFDRDVASLADFEAARKGFFLCGDFTDRATLLREIDPQNVPSGRGFSDAKSGPDYFPTGPFLVVPHDWRAFVKDERIVTRVNGTVKQDARGSAMILDFEALVAKALTNGGGGNYTYKGSKVPLLEQDTIPRGAAVMSGTSEGVLFMPPMPEDKKGGIIDHILLGRFLRGKSPFFSVINRFVRNELKAGRYMKVGDTVEHLSSTMGALVVRLVAP from the coding sequence ATGAGCCGCCTCACTTCCGCCATCGCATTTCCGCTGCCGCTGAGTGCCGATCGATCGACGCGGTCGAACCAAATCTCGCCGGAAGCGAAGCCGATAGCGCCCCGTCTCGCTCCCGCGTCGGTCGCCTTCACCCTTGCACAGACGGTGAACGACGCGGGCGAGACTGTGACCTTGCTGGTGACGACCTATGAAGGCGGCGACACCATCGAGGCGATCGACCTGACGACAGAAGGCGCGCCTGCCGGCGCCGATATCTTCGACGCGATCGCCGCTGTCGGCGACGACAAGCTGCATGCGCTGCAGATGGCCGGCGGATCACAATCGCGCTATGCGCTGGGCAACCTGCTTCCTTCGGGTGCGATGACCGATCGCCATCTTGCGACGGGCACCAATTTTGCAGAACATGCCAAGGAAGCGGGGAGCAACACGGTCTTCAACTTCCCAAAATTCGGCAAACCGTCCCCGGCGCGCACGACGCTGGTCGTTCATCCCGGGACGCTAATGGATTATGAGGTCGAGATCAGCGTGCGCTTCGACCGCGACGTCGCCTCGCTCGCCGATTTCGAAGCCGCGCGGAAAGGCTTTTTCCTCTGCGGCGATTTCACCGACCGCGCGACCTTGCTGCGCGAGATCGATCCGCAGAACGTTCCGTCAGGTCGTGGGTTCAGTGACGCCAAAAGCGGCCCCGACTATTTCCCGACCGGACCATTTCTCGTCGTCCCGCACGACTGGCGCGCCTTCGTAAAGGACGAACGCATCGTGACGCGCGTCAACGGCACGGTGAAGCAGGACGCCCGCGGCAGCGCGATGATCCTCGATTTCGAGGCGCTGGTCGCAAAGGCCCTGACGAACGGGGGCGGCGGCAACTACACGTACAAGGGCAGCAAGGTACCGCTGCTCGAACAGGACACGATCCCCCGCGGCGCGGCGGTGATGTCGGGGACGAGCGAAGGTGTGCTCTTCATGCCCCCGATGCCCGAGGACAAGAAAGGCGGGATCATCGACCACATCCTGCTCGGCCGCTTCCTGCGCGGAAAATCGCCGTTCTTCTCGGTTATCAATCGCTTCGTGCGGAATGAGCTCAAGGCCGGGCGTTACATGAAGGTCGGCGACACGGTCGAACATCTGTCGTCGACGATGGGCGCGCTGGTGGTCCGGCTGGTCGCGCC